The Methanobacterium formicicum genome includes a region encoding these proteins:
- a CDS encoding PadR family transcriptional regulator — protein sequence MWDAFRNLHSEFHEKMEQMQRLGGLRVLILHVLDENGPGNGVEIMDAIQAHQESCTMHYPGHGPSRKHYRPSPGSVYPMLKKMVNEELLIKREDGKYELTGKGKKILEKLYGRFKPHEKMDRGEYSITRALTEIEGYVSYLEDIKEEKLAPHGELIGELSQRLEAIKNSIQKE from the coding sequence ATGTGGGATGCTTTTCGAAATCTGCACAGTGAATTCCATGAAAAAATGGAACAGATGCAACGTTTAGGAGGCTTAAGAGTATTAATACTCCATGTTCTGGACGAAAATGGTCCGGGAAATGGGGTGGAGATCATGGATGCCATCCAGGCACACCAGGAATCATGTACCATGCACTATCCGGGACATGGCCCCAGTCGCAAGCATTACCGACCATCACCGGGCTCAGTATATCCTATGCTTAAGAAGATGGTCAACGAGGAACTCTTAATAAAACGCGAAGATGGCAAATACGAATTAACTGGAAAGGGGAAAAAAATTCTGGAAAAACTCTACGGACGTTTCAAACCCCATGAAAAGATGGATCGTGGTGAATACTCCATAACCAGGGCCTTGACAGAAATTGAGGGATATGTTTCTTACCTGGAAGATATCAAAGAAGAAAAACTGGCCCCTCATGGGGAGTTAATTGGGGAATTAAGCCAGAGATTGGAAGCCATTAAAAATTCCATTCAGAAGGAATAG
- a CDS encoding GNAT family N-acetyltransferase: MHLQKMDLNHHNPYKIGELIYEADAETFDFFFGNKKNASLKLGKLVKTGENNLGNEHTYVVTNDDQEIMGVMVCSAGKRMGTLSEFKFFAGNFNLIDALKLAMIEIIDHIFLSDLEEEDFYYAIVAVDESARGQGIGSFILKEGLRIAREKRCRRVVLDVDIENEGALRLYERSGFKIFKERTISLFGWKKGAFNMEYVL, translated from the coding sequence ATGCATCTTCAAAAAATGGATTTAAACCATCACAACCCCTATAAGATAGGGGAACTTATTTACGAAGCCGATGCTGAAACCTTTGACTTTTTCTTTGGTAACAAGAAAAATGCTTCACTGAAACTGGGAAAACTGGTCAAAACCGGGGAAAATAACCTGGGAAATGAACATACCTACGTGGTAACCAATGATGACCAGGAGATCATGGGGGTCATGGTTTGTTCTGCCGGGAAAAGAATGGGAACCCTCTCCGAATTTAAATTCTTTGCGGGTAATTTTAACCTAATCGACGCCTTAAAATTGGCCATGATTGAGATAATAGACCACATCTTTTTATCTGATCTGGAGGAAGAGGATTTCTACTATGCCATAGTAGCCGTGGATGAAAGTGCACGGGGCCAGGGAATAGGTTCCTTCATCTTGAAGGAGGGACTAAGAATTGCCCGGGAAAAAAGATGCCGAAGGGTAGTTTTGGATGTGGATATTGAAAATGAGGGTGCTCTCCGGCTTTATGAACGTTCAGGGTTTAAAATATTCAAGGAAAGAACCATATCTCTCTTTGGTTGGAAGAAAGGGGCATTTAATATGGAATATGTTCTTTAA
- a CDS encoding 3'-5' exonuclease, with product METKRMVLLDIDYVTRDDKAVIRLFGREKTRAEGKSIIVQDNGFKPYIYVDPLNLDQCREQLKDLDVALVEKVKMKDLGRKKEFLKVTFNHPQDVPKLRDKILDLSQVKDIREHDIPFYRRYLIDKGLFPMAEVEVEVEEASPQTCTIPQDIGTQVMDLKGEIRPINSDFPDLKILSLDIEVYNPDGMPNSEKDPIIMISLSSNQGLRKVLATAESPLDFVETLQDEAEMLRRFTAIVEEEDPDILIGYNSDNFDFPYIRDRANILEVPLTLGTDGSGIKFMKRGFTNAALVKGRVHVDLYLIMRRYLQLDRYTLERVYLELFGEEKYDIPGDEIHQYWDDCGPKLEKLCHYSLDDAVAVTEIGEKMIPLTLELTRIVGQPFFDMARMATGQQVEWYLIRKANQQKEVVPNKPSASQYSNRRSKRASGGYVKDPVKGLHENIVYFDFRSLYPSIIISKNVSPDTLVEECKPEECHISPERGYMFLKEPPGFVPSIIGNILTERVRLKTLMKESEDEEEKKILNVQQEALKRLANSMYGVYGYSRFRWYRLECADAITAWGRDYIKKTMAKAENFGFKPVYADTDGFYAVYQEEDQ from the coding sequence ATGGAAACCAAAAGAATGGTGCTCCTGGACATTGATTATGTCACCCGGGACGACAAAGCAGTGATAAGATTATTTGGAAGGGAAAAGACCCGTGCAGAGGGCAAATCCATCATAGTACAGGACAATGGATTCAAACCCTACATTTACGTGGACCCCCTTAACCTGGATCAGTGCCGTGAACAGTTAAAGGATCTAGATGTGGCACTGGTGGAAAAGGTTAAAATGAAGGATCTGGGTCGTAAAAAAGAATTCTTGAAGGTTACCTTCAACCATCCCCAGGATGTTCCCAAGTTAAGAGATAAAATACTGGATTTAAGCCAGGTTAAAGATATCAGGGAACATGATATACCATTTTACCGCAGATATCTCATAGACAAAGGGCTATTTCCCATGGCTGAGGTGGAAGTAGAGGTTGAAGAGGCCTCTCCCCAAACCTGCACTATCCCCCAGGATATTGGCACTCAGGTCATGGATTTAAAAGGAGAAATCCGACCCATAAATTCTGATTTTCCGGATCTTAAGATTTTAAGTCTGGATATTGAAGTCTACAATCCCGATGGTATGCCCAACTCCGAAAAGGATCCCATTATAATGATCAGCCTGTCCAGTAACCAGGGTCTGAGGAAAGTGTTGGCCACTGCCGAGTCTCCTTTGGACTTTGTGGAGACACTGCAAGATGAGGCCGAGATGTTAAGGAGATTCACGGCCATTGTGGAAGAGGAAGACCCCGATATTCTCATTGGTTACAACTCCGACAACTTTGACTTCCCCTACATCCGGGACCGGGCCAACATCTTGGAGGTTCCCCTAACCCTGGGTACCGATGGTTCGGGGATTAAATTTATGAAGAGAGGTTTTACCAACGCGGCCCTGGTAAAAGGCAGGGTTCATGTTGATCTCTATCTTATAATGCGTCGTTACCTCCAGCTGGACCGTTACACCCTGGAAAGGGTTTACCTGGAGCTTTTCGGTGAAGAGAAATACGACATCCCCGGGGATGAGATCCACCAGTACTGGGATGACTGCGGCCCCAAACTGGAAAAATTATGCCATTATTCCCTGGATGACGCGGTGGCTGTTACTGAAATTGGGGAAAAGATGATACCTCTGACCCTGGAACTTACCCGTATTGTGGGGCAGCCCTTCTTTGACATGGCCCGCATGGCCACTGGCCAGCAGGTAGAATGGTACCTGATTCGCAAAGCAAACCAGCAGAAAGAAGTGGTGCCCAACAAACCATCCGCATCCCAGTACTCCAACCGGAGGAGTAAACGGGCCAGTGGAGGCTACGTGAAGGATCCGGTTAAGGGATTACACGAAAACATCGTTTACTTTGACTTCCGGAGCCTGTACCCCAGTATCATCATCTCCAAAAACGTTTCCCCCGATACCCTAGTGGAGGAATGCAAACCGGAGGAGTGCCATATTTCCCCAGAAAGAGGATACATGTTCCTCAAGGAACCCCCAGGATTTGTTCCTTCCATCATCGGTAACATCCTCACCGAGAGGGTACGTCTTAAAACCCTCATGAAGGAATCAGAAGATGAGGAGGAGAAAAAAATCCTTAATGTGCAGCAGGAAGCATTGAAGAGGCTGGCCAACTCCATGTACGGAGTTTACGGTTACTCCCGGTTTAGATGGTACCGTCTGGAATGTGCCGATGCTATCACCGCCTGGGGGCGGGATTACATCAAAAAAACCATGGCAAAGGCTGAAAATTTCGGTTTCAAACCGGTTTATGCCGATACTGATGGTTTTTACGCAGTTTATCAGGAGGAAGATCAGTAA
- a CDS encoding alpha/beta fold hydrolase: MDLHVVETGQENPETIIFLHAEGLAGWIWNEQVKAFPDYHCLVPDLPEHGQSSGVKPFTIAGAAEMVVDLIQNRAHNGKAHLVGLSLGAQVAVQILATHPEVVDHALLTGTLLRTSSHNETLLNLVDYTFKSYEPVKDTRFFIKAYMRTYNISKDYFDQFQDSTRQISGDALYRILHENLFFMLPPGLEKADVPVLVMMGEKDYQVIKESAGDLDRTLPTSQTYIVPKKGHMWNMESPKLFNQTLRNFLTGNPIYLKLNR; this comes from the coding sequence ATGGATTTACACGTTGTAGAAACTGGTCAGGAAAACCCTGAAACCATAATCTTCCTCCACGCAGAAGGACTGGCCGGCTGGATATGGAATGAACAGGTGAAAGCATTCCCTGATTATCACTGTCTGGTTCCGGATCTTCCTGAACACGGGCAGAGTTCCGGGGTAAAACCCTTCACCATTGCTGGGGCCGCGGAGATGGTGGTGGATCTCATCCAAAACAGGGCCCATAATGGAAAAGCCCATCTGGTGGGGCTGTCTTTGGGTGCGCAGGTTGCAGTCCAGATTCTGGCCACCCACCCCGAGGTAGTGGACCATGCACTCCTTACTGGGACCCTGCTCCGCACCAGTTCCCACAACGAAACACTTCTGAACCTAGTAGATTACACGTTTAAATCTTATGAACCAGTAAAAGACACCAGATTCTTTATAAAGGCCTACATGCGGACTTATAATATTTCCAAAGACTATTTTGACCAGTTCCAGGATTCCACCAGGCAAATCAGTGGTGATGCCCTGTACAGAATTCTCCATGAGAACCTATTTTTCATGCTACCTCCGGGACTGGAGAAGGCTGATGTCCCAGTGCTGGTTATGATGGGAGAAAAAGATTACCAGGTAATCAAGGAGTCTGCCGGTGATCTGGATAGAACTTTACCTACTTCACAGACTTATATTGTGCCCAAAAAGGGCCATATGTGGAATATGGAATCCCCTAAACTCTTTAACCAGACCTTGAGGAATTTTTTAACTGGAAATCCTATTTATCTGAAATTAAACCGTTAA
- a CDS encoding cysteine hydrolase family protein, with the protein MKRALLVIDVQEEYFSGKLTVTYPPESLENILKAMDTAQDQEIPIIIVQHTATAENAEAFVKGTPGWELIKEVSKRPYDHMVEKTLPGSFTGTDLERWLRERDIDTVTISGYMSQMCCDTTARQAFHRGFKVEFLSDGTGTLNVSNYAGKVTGEELHRAILVTQALRFGEVLNTADWMARLE; encoded by the coding sequence ATGAAAAGAGCACTGCTGGTGATAGATGTGCAGGAGGAATACTTTTCCGGGAAGTTAACGGTGACCTATCCTCCTGAGAGTTTGGAAAATATTTTAAAGGCCATGGACACTGCCCAGGACCAGGAAATCCCCATTATCATCGTGCAACACACTGCTACTGCAGAAAATGCCGAAGCATTTGTTAAGGGAACCCCTGGTTGGGAACTTATTAAAGAAGTTTCAAAGCGTCCCTACGACCATATGGTGGAGAAAACCCTCCCTGGAAGTTTTACCGGCACTGATCTGGAGCGCTGGCTCCGGGAAAGGGATATTGACACTGTGACCATTTCTGGTTATATGAGTCAGATGTGCTGTGACACCACTGCCCGGCAGGCTTTCCACCGGGGTTTTAAGGTGGAATTTCTCTCGGATGGCACCGGCACCCTTAATGTGTCCAATTATGCCGGTAAGGTGACTGGAGAAGAATTGCACCGTGCCATTCTAGTTACCCAGGCCCTGCGTTTTGGTGAAGTGTTAAACACCGCAGATTGGATGGCAAGATTAGAATAA
- a CDS encoding GNAT family N-acetyltransferase, with translation MSIKSSVKEHFTSNPLKDHLEGSSLKSHWDYFFQNESGNEISQEFNELSFRKFTRQDLDECALLFKKVFSDDPWYDEWVSWEQSRKYLKELVENPVFEGFVMGGDSKIVAVCLGHQRSWWRGKEFFVDELFVENERQGNGIGGATVNLLFKVLREEGYTRVILLTNKGIPAETFYLKNGFYNNENRTVMVKEL, from the coding sequence ATGTCTATAAAATCTTCAGTTAAAGAACATTTTACCAGCAATCCCTTAAAGGACCATTTGGAAGGTAGTTCCCTAAAAAGTCACTGGGATTACTTTTTCCAGAATGAATCAGGAAATGAAATTTCCCAAGAGTTCAATGAACTGAGTTTCAGGAAATTTACCCGGCAAGACCTGGATGAATGTGCCCTACTTTTTAAAAAGGTGTTTTCTGATGATCCCTGGTACGATGAATGGGTGTCGTGGGAACAATCACGAAAATATTTGAAGGAACTGGTTGAAAACCCTGTTTTTGAAGGATTTGTAATGGGTGGTGATTCTAAAATTGTGGCAGTCTGTCTGGGGCATCAAAGATCCTGGTGGAGGGGGAAGGAGTTCTTTGTGGATGAATTGTTTGTTGAAAATGAGCGGCAGGGGAATGGTATTGGTGGTGCAACAGTAAATCTCCTGTTTAAGGTCCTGCGTGAAGAAGGATACACTCGTGTTATACTTTTAACCAACAAAGGAATACCTGCAGAGACTTTTTATCTTAAAAATGGATTTTACAATAATGAAAATAGGACGGTTATGGTTAAAGAACTGTAA
- a CDS encoding nicotinate phosphoribosyltransferase, with protein sequence MFHIAEDKEIKEGKITDVYFQRTLHILEKKNINPWVRAEFVAKSLPAEWSWAVLAGLDEIIHLLKDLPVKVRGMREGTVFYPNQPVLEIEGYYQDFCIYETAILGLMCQATGIATKAARYKKLAGERLVMSFGARRMHPAIAPTIERSAFIGGCDGVSVVKGGEIIGEDPLGTIPHTLVLCTGSTVDSVQAFDEVIDPDVNRVALIDTFNDEKFECLNVAEVLGEKLYAVRFDTPSSRRGDFLHILRESRWELDLRGFEQVKFFVSGGIKEEEVPHLNPLVDAYGIGTSISNAPVVDFSMDLVEIDGKPLAKRGKCSGAKTVLRCSQCHEDLLLPLEKEVKKCQCGGIYEQLLKPLLDGEILYDLPEPGKIRAYTLKQVKYLPDLNPGH encoded by the coding sequence ATGTTCCATATAGCTGAAGATAAGGAAATTAAAGAGGGCAAAATCACTGATGTGTACTTTCAGCGAACCCTACATATACTGGAAAAGAAAAATATTAACCCCTGGGTTCGGGCGGAGTTCGTGGCTAAATCCTTGCCTGCTGAATGGTCCTGGGCTGTGCTGGCTGGTTTAGATGAGATAATTCACCTTTTAAAGGATCTACCAGTTAAAGTCAGGGGTATGAGGGAGGGTACTGTTTTTTATCCTAATCAACCCGTTCTGGAGATCGAGGGTTATTATCAGGATTTTTGTATCTACGAAACAGCTATCCTGGGCCTGATGTGCCAGGCCACGGGTATTGCCACCAAAGCCGCCCGTTACAAGAAGTTAGCCGGGGAGCGTCTAGTGATGAGCTTTGGTGCCCGGAGGATGCACCCGGCTATAGCCCCCACCATTGAAAGAAGTGCCTTTATAGGTGGGTGCGACGGTGTTTCCGTGGTTAAGGGTGGGGAGATTATAGGGGAAGATCCACTGGGTACCATTCCCCACACCCTGGTACTCTGCACTGGCTCTACTGTAGACTCGGTGCAGGCTTTTGATGAGGTTATAGATCCTGATGTTAACCGGGTGGCACTCATTGACACCTTCAACGATGAGAAGTTCGAGTGCCTGAATGTGGCTGAGGTTCTGGGTGAAAAACTATACGCAGTCCGTTTTGACACACCTTCCTCCCGTCGCGGGGATTTTCTTCACATTCTCCGGGAAAGTAGATGGGAACTTGACTTAAGAGGATTTGAACAGGTTAAATTCTTTGTTAGTGGCGGGATCAAAGAAGAGGAAGTTCCCCATCTGAATCCACTGGTGGATGCCTATGGTATCGGAACTTCCATCAGCAACGCTCCAGTGGTGGATTTCTCCATGGACCTGGTTGAAATAGATGGAAAGCCACTGGCCAAGAGAGGTAAGTGTTCCGGGGCCAAAACTGTGTTAAGATGCTCCCAATGCCACGAAGATCTCCTTTTACCCCTGGAAAAGGAAGTTAAAAAATGCCAGTGCGGAGGAATTTATGAACAACTCCTGAAACCACTGCTGGATGGTGAAATTCTCTATGACCTTCCAGAGCCAGGTAAAATCAGGGCATACACCTTAAAACAGGTCAAATATTTGCCGGATCTGAACCCTGGCCATTAA
- a CDS encoding MarR family winged helix-turn-helix transcriptional regulator, with product MNKIKKICENDLNDVPLGIFVSIIHRTRMMYLNNELKSLNVTASQFLYLIGLYKKEGQTQEDLATHFFIDKGTVARGVKKLEDKGFICRRIDPENRRRYLLYLTPEGKALMPNILGIIQDWEDSMSEGLTDTEKNKISELLKKLTIKALTKLHGTEENLDE from the coding sequence GTGAATAAAATTAAAAAAATATGCGAAAATGATCTTAACGACGTTCCATTGGGTATTTTCGTCTCCATAATCCATAGAACTCGCATGATGTATTTGAACAACGAACTGAAGAGTTTGAATGTTACTGCCAGCCAGTTTCTTTATTTAATTGGACTTTACAAGAAGGAAGGTCAGACACAGGAAGATCTGGCCACCCACTTCTTTATAGATAAAGGGACTGTGGCTCGGGGAGTGAAAAAACTGGAAGACAAGGGATTTATTTGCCGCAGAATTGATCCAGAAAACCGCAGAAGATACCTTCTTTACCTCACACCCGAGGGCAAAGCATTGATGCCCAATATACTCGGCATAATCCAAGATTGGGAAGATTCAATGAGTGAAGGATTGACTGACACTGAAAAGAATAAAATAAGTGAATTATTAAAAAAATTAACCATTAAAGCTTTGACCAAGCTGCATGGCACGGAGGAAAACCTGGATGAATAA
- a CDS encoding class I SAM-dependent methyltransferase, with protein sequence MLTKFRLKMLNREASSPKNKPVEIIEHLNIYNGNVVGDIGSGGGFFTREFSREVGSKGQVYAIDTHQKSLDYIEDDIQKEGIENVQTILANPDRIKLPEKRVDLFFLRNVFHHISNHIEYFQNLKGSLKDNGKIAFIDYNRKKLSFTGIFGHYTSEIVLLDIMKQAGFSLLEKYDFLPDQLFMIFEKGP encoded by the coding sequence ATGTTAACTAAGTTTCGGTTGAAAATGTTAAACAGAGAAGCTTCTTCACCAAAAAATAAGCCTGTTGAAATTATAGAACACCTTAATATTTACAATGGAAATGTAGTGGGGGATATTGGGTCGGGTGGAGGATTTTTTACCCGTGAATTTTCACGGGAAGTGGGAAGCAAGGGCCAGGTCTATGCCATTGACACCCATCAAAAATCTCTCGATTACATAGAGGATGATATCCAAAAGGAAGGCATTGAGAATGTACAAACTATTCTAGCTAATCCTGACCGGATAAAATTACCTGAAAAAAGAGTGGACCTCTTCTTCTTGCGAAACGTGTTCCACCACATCTCTAACCATATTGAATATTTCCAGAACCTCAAGGGTTCCCTGAAAGATAACGGAAAAATAGCGTTCATTGATTACAATAGGAAGAAACTCAGTTTTACCGGTATTTTTGGACATTACACTTCAGAAATTGTTCTTTTAGATATCATGAAACAGGCGGGATTTTCCCTTCTGGAAAAATATGATTTTTTACCGGACCAGTTGTTTATGATCTTTGAAAAGGGACCGTGA
- a CDS encoding ABC transporter permease, giving the protein MDAVKIVKDSYHVMAKDLLEFRRNKMQLAALVMMPLIFLVMFGFIFPSGNTQQHMPMGIVNLDQGQASQEFIAQLDLMNQNTSFMDFTNYSSVDEAKTQINQGKIYGAFIIPPGFSENLTTGKSGDFTVYIDNSNPQSATQIQQVLSSTVNGLNDMKAQATVLELSKETNQQINPQAIIFPYVPQVSTTIPGETNYFNFLAPGLMIMIVMMGVMTGIPEAISKEKELGTFDGMLSAPISQISVIIGKTAALCIRGFLQCVIILGLAMLLFGVTVQGSLLLAFFMLLLGIFSFIGLGILAISMSGDQASGTMIVNLLMFPMIFLGGVFYPIQQMPGFMQTISQFIPLTYAADAMRKIILLNAGIGDVLYQMVILIGFGVVTMAIAVPLFRKSMTR; this is encoded by the coding sequence ATGGATGCAGTTAAAATAGTGAAGGACAGTTACCATGTGATGGCCAAGGACCTCTTGGAATTCAGGCGGAACAAGATGCAACTGGCAGCCCTGGTCATGATGCCCCTGATATTCCTGGTAATGTTCGGTTTCATTTTCCCCAGCGGCAACACCCAGCAGCACATGCCCATGGGAATAGTCAACCTGGACCAGGGACAGGCCAGCCAGGAATTCATAGCACAGCTCGATTTAATGAATCAGAATACTAGTTTCATGGATTTTACCAACTATTCCAGTGTGGATGAGGCTAAAACCCAGATTAACCAGGGAAAAATATACGGAGCCTTTATCATACCGCCGGGGTTCTCGGAGAACTTAACCACGGGTAAATCTGGAGATTTCACGGTATACATTGACAACAGTAACCCCCAGAGTGCTACCCAGATACAACAGGTTCTATCCAGCACCGTAAATGGTCTCAACGATATGAAAGCCCAGGCCACTGTTTTAGAACTTTCCAAGGAAACAAATCAGCAGATAAACCCTCAGGCAATCATATTCCCCTACGTACCCCAGGTTTCAACCACCATCCCCGGGGAGACCAACTACTTCAACTTCTTGGCACCAGGTCTCATGATCATGATCGTGATGATGGGGGTCATGACCGGTATTCCCGAGGCCATCTCCAAAGAAAAAGAGTTGGGAACCTTTGATGGGATGTTATCGGCACCAATAAGCCAAATTTCGGTTATAATCGGTAAAACCGCTGCTCTGTGTATCCGGGGATTCCTGCAGTGTGTCATAATACTGGGCCTGGCCATGCTCCTCTTTGGAGTTACAGTACAGGGAAGCCTTTTATTGGCGTTCTTCATGCTCCTACTGGGAATATTTAGCTTCATAGGATTAGGGATCCTGGCAATTTCCATGTCGGGAGACCAGGCATCGGGAACCATGATCGTGAACCTGTTGATGTTTCCCATGATCTTCCTGGGAGGTGTGTTCTACCCCATCCAGCAGATGCCCGGGTTCATGCAAACCATATCCCAGTTCATCCCCCTGACCTACGCCGCGGATGCCATGCGTAAAATAATCCTCCTCAATGCTGGAATTGGGGATGTGCTCTATCAGATGGTTATCCTGATTGGATTTGGAGTGGTGACCATGGCCATTGCCGTGCCACTCTTCCGGAAGTCAATGACCCGCTGA
- a CDS encoding ABC transporter ATP-binding protein, which produces MTEHAIELNHLTKKFGDFTAVDDLSLNVEEGEIFGFLGPNGAGKSTTIRMLCTLAQPTSGSATVAGYDLIKESDQVRQKIGLVAEKMIMYDRLTASENLRFFGKLYAMPKQKLEERIDELLELVDMQEWKNTQISKFSTGMKQRINVIRALLPEPEILFMDEPTLGLDPQTTFSIRDITREINQSGMTVILTTHAMTEAEALSDRVAIIDHGKIAALDTPQNLKNMISHGDTTVFGVKIDNLTTELIGRIRSLEMVTAVSQQDDYNLKVSAQGEDALNQIIDTIRGAGGNIASVTNSNESTLEDVFLAVTGKEMRDQANEKAAPVQHGHGRAPKARVR; this is translated from the coding sequence ATGACTGAACACGCCATTGAACTCAACCACCTCACCAAAAAATTTGGTGATTTCACCGCAGTGGATGACCTGTCACTGAATGTAGAAGAAGGTGAAATATTCGGGTTTTTAGGCCCCAATGGTGCAGGTAAAAGCACCACCATAAGAATGCTGTGCACCTTGGCCCAGCCCACATCGGGATCGGCCACAGTTGCCGGCTACGATCTGATCAAAGAATCAGACCAGGTTCGTCAGAAAATAGGGCTGGTGGCAGAGAAGATGATCATGTACGACCGCCTCACCGCTAGTGAAAATCTTAGATTCTTCGGAAAACTTTACGCCATGCCTAAACAGAAACTGGAAGAAAGGATCGATGAATTACTGGAACTGGTGGACATGCAGGAATGGAAAAACACCCAGATCAGTAAGTTCTCCACGGGTATGAAGCAGAGAATCAACGTTATAAGGGCCCTTCTACCGGAACCAGAGATACTGTTCATGGATGAACCCACCCTGGGATTGGACCCCCAGACCACCTTTTCCATAAGGGACATTACCAGGGAAATCAACCAGAGCGGGATGACGGTCATTCTAACCACTCATGCCATGACCGAGGCGGAGGCACTCAGTGACCGGGTGGCCATCATTGACCACGGTAAAATCGCTGCACTGGACACCCCGCAGAACCTTAAAAACATGATATCCCATGGGGACACCACGGTTTTTGGTGTTAAAATCGACAACCTGACCACGGAACTCATTGGAAGGATCCGTTCCCTGGAAATGGTCACGGCGGTGTCCCAGCAGGATGATTACAATTTGAAGGTCAGTGCCCAGGGAGAAGATGCTCTGAACCAGATCATCGACACCATCCGTGGTGCTGGAGGAAACATTGCCTCGGTGACCAACAGCAATGAATCCACACTGGAAGATGTGTTCCTGGCGGTGACTGGTAAAGAGATGCGTGACCAGGCCAATGAAAAAGCAGCCCCGGTCCAACACGGACATGGAAGGGCACCCAAAGCGAGGGTGAGGTGA